A window of the Tenebrio molitor chromosome 1, icTenMoli1.1, whole genome shotgun sequence genome harbors these coding sequences:
- the Hgsnat gene encoding heparan-alpha-glucosaminide N-acetyltransferase isoform X1, with amino-acid sequence MTDLSWLEDYGENDYEGYDMSILKMDEAYLSVSARDEGLPYRIYRKHVECIKCPFVKLEQLSSDDSIIVDGLRIVLQKTPNNIYRISTQDVDPLASTDPYLCEFGEEFGEFGIYNVTVTPTGCAVDTIKNAVSIGFPVLTVFLIYCALFLGVFGVVYAGKRLLRKNDAEEKKKVEAKKRVKAIDTFRGISIVIMIFVNYGAGGYPVLEHAAWNGLHFADLVFPWFMWIMGACIPISLMSSFRRQTSNKSIFFNVLKRSIKLFCLGIFLGSGSTLECMRVFGVLQRFGICYFVVTIVCLFLMRRDLTKSEHKIGKFLSDLINLYKGWIAVLLILFVYCMLLFLLADEGCPRGYLGPGGWHDHGKYFNCTGGATGYIDRVVLGKNMYQNPTSKEIYLGTQAFDPEGILGCLTSIVHVFIGVQAGMILLVYQEHSERLIRWLSWSVVCGIIGGGLCSFSKDDGVIPVNKNLWSISFVLVMCCFAFLLLSICYVLIDVKSWWSGKPFLFAGMNAILLYAGHEMTYGHLPMRWTVYCGKDHGTHLIALFENLWGTGFWVVVSYYWYKVNYFFTI; translated from the exons ATGACCGACTTGTCCTGGCTCGAAGACTATGGCGAGAACGACTACGAAGGCTACGACATGTCGATACTGAAAATGGACGAGGCCTACCTCAGCGTAAGCGCTCGAGACGAAGGCCTCCCCTACAGAATATACCGCAAACACGTTGAATGCATCAAG TGTCCCTTTGTAAAACTGGAACAATTGTCTTCTGATGACTCGATTATTGTAGATGGTCTTAGAATCGTTTTGCAAAAGACACCGAACAACATCTACCGCATCAGCACCCAAGACGTCGACCCACTAGCGTCGACAGATCCGTACCTTTGCGAATTCGGCGAAGAATTCGGAGAGTTTGGGATTTACAACGTGACCGTGACTCCGACGGGCTGTGCGGTGGACACGATCAAGAACGCGGTCAGCATCGGGTTTC CTGTTCTGACCGTGTTCCTCATTTACTGCGCCTTGTTTTTGGGCGTTTTTGGAGTGGTGTACGCGGGGAAGAGACTGTTGCGGAAAAATGACGCGGAGGAGAAGAAGAAGGTGGAAGCGAAGAAGAGGGTCAAGGCGATTGATACGTTCAGAGG GATCAGTATTGTGATTATGATATTTGTAAATTACGGGGCAGGGGGGTACCCTGTTCTCGAACACGCCGCGTGGAACGGTTTGCACTTCGCAGACCTCGTCTTCCCGTGGTTCATGTGGATTATGGGGGCCTGCATACCAATCTCTCTGATGTCAAGTTTTAGAAGGCAAACCTCCAACAAGAGCATATTTTTCAACGTCTTAAAG AGGTCGATCAAATTATTCTGTTTGGGAATTTTTCTGGGGTCGGGATCCACACTGGAGTGCATGCGAGTGTTCGGCGTCTTGCAGCGCTTCGGAATTTGTTACTTCGTGGTCACGATAGTCTGTCTCTTCCTCATGAGACGAGACCTCACCAAGTCAGAA caCAAAATCGGTAAATTCTTAAGTGATTTGATCAATCTGTACAAGGGCTGGATCGCCgtcttattaattttattcgtCTACTGCATGCTCTTGTTCTTGTTGGCCGACGAAGGGTGTCCTCG GGGATATCTGGGACCGGGAGGGTGGCACGATCatggaaaatatttcaacTGTACTGGAGGGGCTACAGGATACATCGATAGAGTTGTTCTGGGTAAAAACATGTACCAAAATCCGACCAGTAAGGAGATATACCTAGGCACTCAAGCATTCGATCCTGAGGGAATTTTAG gGTGTTTGACTTCGATCGTGCACGTCTTTATTGGAGTGCAAGCAGGAATGATCTTGTTGGTGTATCAGGAACACAGCGAACGTCTGATCCGCTGGCTGAGTTGGAGCGTTGTGTGCGGGATTATTGGAGGCGGACTTTGCAGCTTCAGCAAAGATGATGGAGTGATCCCAGTCAACAAAAATCTCTG GTCGATCTCTTTCGTTCTGGTGATGTGCTGCTTCGCCTTTCTTCTTCTGTCAATATGTTACGTTCTGATAGATGTCAAGAGCTGGTGGAGCGGCAAACCGTTCCTGTTTGCAGGGATGAACGCCATTCTTCTCTACGCCGGACACGAAATGACCTACGGACATCTACCTATGAGGTGGACAGTGTATTGTGGGAAAGACCACGGGACCCATTTGATCGCCCTGTTTGAAAACTTGTGGGGCACAGGCTTTTGGGTCGTCGTGTCGTATTACTGGTACAAAGTCAACTATTTCTTCACGATATAG
- the Hgsnat gene encoding heparan-alpha-glucosaminide N-acetyltransferase isoform X2 — protein MHQDGLRIVLQKTPNNIYRISTQDVDPLASTDPYLCEFGEEFGEFGIYNVTVTPTGCAVDTIKNAVSIGFPVLTVFLIYCALFLGVFGVVYAGKRLLRKNDAEEKKKVEAKKRVKAIDTFRGISIVIMIFVNYGAGGYPVLEHAAWNGLHFADLVFPWFMWIMGACIPISLMSSFRRQTSNKSIFFNVLKRSIKLFCLGIFLGSGSTLECMRVFGVLQRFGICYFVVTIVCLFLMRRDLTKSEHKIGKFLSDLINLYKGWIAVLLILFVYCMLLFLLADEGCPRGYLGPGGWHDHGKYFNCTGGATGYIDRVVLGKNMYQNPTSKEIYLGTQAFDPEGILGCLTSIVHVFIGVQAGMILLVYQEHSERLIRWLSWSVVCGIIGGGLCSFSKDDGVIPVNKNLWSISFVLVMCCFAFLLLSICYVLIDVKSWWSGKPFLFAGMNAILLYAGHEMTYGHLPMRWTVYCGKDHGTHLIALFENLWGTGFWVVVSYYWYKVNYFFTI, from the exons ATGCATCAAG ATGGTCTTAGAATCGTTTTGCAAAAGACACCGAACAACATCTACCGCATCAGCACCCAAGACGTCGACCCACTAGCGTCGACAGATCCGTACCTTTGCGAATTCGGCGAAGAATTCGGAGAGTTTGGGATTTACAACGTGACCGTGACTCCGACGGGCTGTGCGGTGGACACGATCAAGAACGCGGTCAGCATCGGGTTTC CTGTTCTGACCGTGTTCCTCATTTACTGCGCCTTGTTTTTGGGCGTTTTTGGAGTGGTGTACGCGGGGAAGAGACTGTTGCGGAAAAATGACGCGGAGGAGAAGAAGAAGGTGGAAGCGAAGAAGAGGGTCAAGGCGATTGATACGTTCAGAGG GATCAGTATTGTGATTATGATATTTGTAAATTACGGGGCAGGGGGGTACCCTGTTCTCGAACACGCCGCGTGGAACGGTTTGCACTTCGCAGACCTCGTCTTCCCGTGGTTCATGTGGATTATGGGGGCCTGCATACCAATCTCTCTGATGTCAAGTTTTAGAAGGCAAACCTCCAACAAGAGCATATTTTTCAACGTCTTAAAG AGGTCGATCAAATTATTCTGTTTGGGAATTTTTCTGGGGTCGGGATCCACACTGGAGTGCATGCGAGTGTTCGGCGTCTTGCAGCGCTTCGGAATTTGTTACTTCGTGGTCACGATAGTCTGTCTCTTCCTCATGAGACGAGACCTCACCAAGTCAGAA caCAAAATCGGTAAATTCTTAAGTGATTTGATCAATCTGTACAAGGGCTGGATCGCCgtcttattaattttattcgtCTACTGCATGCTCTTGTTCTTGTTGGCCGACGAAGGGTGTCCTCG GGGATATCTGGGACCGGGAGGGTGGCACGATCatggaaaatatttcaacTGTACTGGAGGGGCTACAGGATACATCGATAGAGTTGTTCTGGGTAAAAACATGTACCAAAATCCGACCAGTAAGGAGATATACCTAGGCACTCAAGCATTCGATCCTGAGGGAATTTTAG gGTGTTTGACTTCGATCGTGCACGTCTTTATTGGAGTGCAAGCAGGAATGATCTTGTTGGTGTATCAGGAACACAGCGAACGTCTGATCCGCTGGCTGAGTTGGAGCGTTGTGTGCGGGATTATTGGAGGCGGACTTTGCAGCTTCAGCAAAGATGATGGAGTGATCCCAGTCAACAAAAATCTCTG GTCGATCTCTTTCGTTCTGGTGATGTGCTGCTTCGCCTTTCTTCTTCTGTCAATATGTTACGTTCTGATAGATGTCAAGAGCTGGTGGAGCGGCAAACCGTTCCTGTTTGCAGGGATGAACGCCATTCTTCTCTACGCCGGACACGAAATGACCTACGGACATCTACCTATGAGGTGGACAGTGTATTGTGGGAAAGACCACGGGACCCATTTGATCGCCCTGTTTGAAAACTTGTGGGGCACAGGCTTTTGGGTCGTCGTGTCGTATTACTGGTACAAAGTCAACTATTTCTTCACGATATAG